Within Dermacentor albipictus isolate Rhodes 1998 colony chromosome 3, USDA_Dalb.pri_finalv2, whole genome shotgun sequence, the genomic segment tttcacccagcccatcttgcaagttgttttgcCTTCCGcctttttcgctcacggccaaagccgacgacaccggcttttctgcgacacgagctccttaacgctgtcgcgttaatacgcTAAAACGATTGCCAGATAACGACGCCACCTTAGTTGTTACCGCACGATGTGCCTTTGACTTCATGGACTTTTGCATCATCTGTGCGGGCGAATAATTACATCCCATTGCGAATGCATCAACGAATAAACGCAGCAAGCTTTGACAATTTTCTCTGCACAAAATGGCTCAAAGACACAATGTTGCGGTTTAAATTTATGACGTCACGTTGACGCTCCGTCGCTGTGGTTTGCACACGAAATTCAAAAGGGCAAAGTGGGCTCTTTCACTTTTCTATTTTACGTTCTAATAGGTCAACTAGATAGCTACGAATAAACTTCTTGAAAGAATAGTTCACCAGTGTAAAATCGATCTTCCGTCGTTCTTTATCTCAATGACTCAATGCTATATAGCTCACTTGTATTTCTGGTAGTCGAGGCAGGTGGTCATGTGGAGCGGGCCTCCGTGCTTGCAGGCGTACTCGTTGCGCTTGTTCTCCGGCAGCAGGTCGACGTCATGGAAGATGAAGCAATCGTAGTCGTCCATCGCCTTGGCTATCTCGTAGCCCACGTTGAGCAGCTTTGCGCGGTTGAAGTCTCCCATGCCGTTCTGCGCGAAAGAGCGGCGTTGAGTGAGCGATGACACGCGTAATGACTGCATTTGTGTTTTATAGGTTGCCTGACTCGCGTGTAAATTGCATTttgtcatcccccccccccccgcccccagtACATTCAGGCGTTAAGAACAGCATTATTGACACCagtggtgcgatcttgtacgcgttccaaaatagaacggaggcggtccgttccaccgagccgcacacggttggtcagtttgaacggtgaagaacgccatgacgtcaattgtgaagtgatatctgctgtcaatcattccgtgttgtctgctatcggacgaacgcaacggaacggaccgccaatttcgcgacggaaagaacggaccgcctccgtacgagtttggaacgcgtacaagatcgcaccctagctGTACTGAAAATACTTCCTAGAAAAACACCGCCACTTGTTGCGCGCCTGTACTTATGGCCAAGAGTAATGCGAAAGGTCACCAAAGGAGTAGTTCGTTTTTGCGTGGCACGGCACTGCCTGGCTGCGGGCTGGCCTAGTGGTTCTATAACGCTCGAGCAGTGGAACGCTTGCGGCTTACTCCACGGTAACGCAGGCGCACCAGAGCTCGCTATGCGTAGCCTCCGAGATTGCTTCGGAGTGCCCCAGCGATCTCGGAGACCATGTGCGCTAGTTTCCCCAGCAGCAGACGAGAAGCACCCCACATGCTTGAAAAGGGGCATGGGGGAAAACGTAGTGTCCCTGTACACATGTGCCATACGCACGAACACTATAGGAAGGCGCAATGAAATTCACTACTATAGTAGGGGTGTACGAATAGCAGTtattgagaccgaatcgaatacgagtCGAGTAGAACATCAAGCGAAGCCAATCGAATACTTTTCGGATAGGTTGCGAATAATGTACAGCCTTCTTATCATCAATATAAAACAATTTTAACATCCTAGTATTCACAATAGATAACTTCAGTCATTGCACTGCACATTACAAAGCACGCTTTATGAAGAGTGCAAATGCATGCAGCATTAGAAACAACTAAGTAGATAGTAAAAGAATCGGGGCTCTCAGGAGAATTTGCGGCCATGCATCATCATATAGATTTAATAAAGGTAATTTTATCGCGAATGATCTTGCTTAGCTGGCAAATTCAGGCTCACTTGGCGACCCAGCGCGCTCCAGTACGCTATGTCTAATGTGGATGGCACGAAAAATATATCATTTTTGCTCTAATTTCATGTTTTATCGCGGGCAGTCGACGGTATAGAGTATTACAAAAATATCCGTATCTTCAAGTATTGACTATTCCATTCGAGGGCCTTGTCGAAGGATGGCTACTCCATTCGAAGAGCGAGTCGAAAAGGACGATGTTCGAAAATATAGAATATTCAAGTTGCTCTATGTGATAGTAGAGGAAATATAGCTGAGTCATTCAAAGGTATTGACCGAGCAAACTGAGTGAGGCGAAGTAAGACTGATGAAAGAAGATAATTGTCCCTGAACAACCTCCAGTGGAAAAAGGTGAAAGAAAAAACACGAACTGTTCGCTAACCGGACTGAAAAGAAGATCGATTAAGCTAATTAATAAGCAGGAGCAAAAAAAAGGGGAGCACGTCAGTGTTAGCAAAGCTACTGGAAACATTTTATGGGACAAATAGGCAGGGGCCTAAAAAAGGCAAGTTAGCGCAAGCAAATCTACTGGAAAAATTGTACGGGACAAAGAAAACTCAAGTTGGTGGAGAAGAATTAATATAATTTACGAAGTATAAAGAGATAGGACCAACAATAAATCTTAGAGGCCGATTACACAATATCGTCAGTAGTATAGAGGTTAACAATGCAAGCAATAATATTGAAGTTTCTAGAGTGGACAGAAATTATGAAACGGAAAACTACAATACGGTTTTAATATAGGCAGGCTCTTAGAGGACAGCCTATTTGCTATGACAGAGTCGGTAGAAATAGCCAGAAAAGAATACTGACCTTTATACTTTGCTTACGATGATATTAGCAGTGCATACAACAAAGTAAACTGAATTTCTCTTGAACATTTTTTGGGAAGAATTTCTTGGGGAACACAATGCTTTAGTAATAGAAATTTACGATATTACAAAGTAGAAATATAGCACGGGACGGGTTAACAGGCGGTGAGACTATCGGCATTCAGAAATGCTTTCGCAAGGGTCGATTAGTATAGACTTCGCTCTCTATGATGCGGGTGATAGGCACGGAAAGGAGGCTAGAGTcaagttaggttaggttaggtttggTGCGTATAAACGACATGGTGTGGAAGCGGCTAAACGCTCGATGTTTGATGTATGCaggtgactttttttttcagccagtcGGTAAGAAATTGAGCTTCTGGCCGATAACTGCGAAGAGCGACACGCTAAGACATGGGTTCAATGGAAGGAACTCAACCAGGCCTTATGGTGCTTATGGCTATATTATGATCACGTGTGTGATCAGATAGTCACAATGCACGGAGACTAAATACTGAGTTGATGAATACGAATACTTATGTATCGATTAAAGCATGGAAAAAAGTGCGCATCAAAGAGGAGAATTGCATAGAAAGGAACATGAACAAGACCACGAAGGGAAACGCTCGAGAAATGTATCCACCATTAAACATGAATGGGGACACGGCAATTATAAGGTATTGCGAGGCATGCGTAAAGGAGTTTTGGTTTCTCGACGTATGTACATATGGAAACTCGGTGTTGCATATAAAATCAGAAGCGCTAACTGGGCTATAAGTATAAACCAATGGACAGTTGAAAGGCTAGGATGCTCGTGAGCATGGCAAGAAATCTACGAGGATACGCTGGCCGGCATGCTCCTTCGAAGTGCAGAGCTTCTATAGAGTCATCTGCTTGAAAGAAACGACCGTGATATACAAAGGACAATAAATCGGCTGCTAAGGCTTTCAGGCACCTATATAGAAAAGCGTCGACTTACAGCGGGGAATACGAACCAGGAAATCGACTAGAATATATTACGTCAACGGCGTTGGCAGCGACCAGGAAAATGGGGTTAAACGTAAAGTTGGGGAGGCAGGAAGAACATACCGGATAGCTACGATGGGGACGAGAGTGATGAAAATATCTCCAATAACCGAAGAATGAAATCAGAGCCTACAGGTATTACCATCTTTCAAATAGCAGTGTGTTGCTGTTCGAAAACCATATCAGGATTTCTGAAAGCACGGCGTTATAGGAGAAATTCGCTGGTGGCGACTGAGCATGCATAGCGCCGATACCATAGGGCATGTTTTGTTAGCTTGTCGCAGTACAGTATCCATTCGGAGGTCAGCGAGGACGTGGTATTCCTGCCCGAGGTATTGGACTTTGAGGGCAATAGAGGATGGATTAATGAATATGCAATATAGAATTATAGCTAGGTGGCTTGAATATTGGTAGCACAAGGGCACGAAACAAAGAATAGATTTCCGGAGACTCTCATTTGCATACGATGGTTTGTTAACGCGATGGCTTTCAAGGCCGATAGTAAGCGCAAGGAAAGGTAAGAATGACGAACGCTTTCTCATCCGTAAACACCCAGTTCCAAAAGGGAACCTCATATAATATCCGTCCATCCAGGAAGCTGGAAAGAAACAGTCTACCGAATGTGTACTTATACTGTGATTTGATTTGTCCTTacaaagagaggaaaaaaaattcattattgCACTCGAGGATCGACATGACCAGCGAACCTCGCTTAACTCCATTTCAACCAAGTTCCCATCCTTGTTCCAATAATAGAGTTTGGTTCCAACcgactcactcactcgctcgtgCCCACTCTAAGAATATTCCATGTATTCCGCATTGTTTCCGTCATAACAATATGCGGAAGTCCTATTGTACTTAGTGGACTGCGTATGGAACGTTCCCGTTGAACGGCGGTGCCGACCTGCTCCACAAGGTAGATGGCGTAGTCGAGCTGCTGCCTCTGCAGGAACGGGTGCATGTGCTGCAGGAAGGCTCGCAGGTTGTCCAGCCTGTCCCGGTAAGGCACCACGAGAGCCACACGCTGCCTGGCCTTGCAGTGGGTCGGGAACCAGCGGCCGCCGGGCTTCAGATGCGGCATCGCTTTCTCCAGCTCCTCGAGCGGTGGGCCCGTCCTCTGGATCTTCAGCATGTCGCCTGCGGTGAGTGGCGCCGATAAGCGAGAAAGCGCGGGATTGGGCGAGACGGTGGATGCAGCGTTGAGCGTCATCATTacagagcacaaaaaaaaaagtcgcagtttgcCGTGGGGCCAATTATAACGcatagaagaagaaaagaaaatgtcgcCGTTatgcccgaagggcgaagcattgacagcgatagcaatGTACATATTAAAATATTACAGGAAGTAAGACTCGTAGTTCTGTGGACAGTatgtaagaaaaaagaaacagaggcgATATAGCGGTAAATGAGaagtgcgttagcattacgttGCACGTGTTTGAggtccaggggccctataacgtaaaactattccagtatgtttctattccaattttctgacgtcaaatttgcgtaaccgctgacgcaagcatcgggtggtcacccgtaGGGCTGTCTAAGCAgacaaatcaaacgctctcctcgttcataggaggttacttttgtttgcttgaaaaacgaataggcttgtcttatctaattggctgacgagaggcgaggagcacgctgaaattgagagggattcgatgaggccgagccactgcactgaatatcgataactggatgaagagggtggtgcaggcgtctgcgattggtccgctttcccttgcttagctggCGGTGGCTGGTCGAGAATCGCGGCGGCATTCaaaggaagcttaagaatgacactaaaacggatcctcaccaaataagagttggcagaacgcggtcgtaaacgttccgaaagtgctcgaaaaccttACACGGCTACGCAACATgtttcattatacgcaaataaactcatTCTTTCCGACAGGTGCGAGTTGCTAGTGCATTAGCGATTGGcagcagtcatcttttattcctttcggaacggggcagccagtGGTTATtcggaagaaaattcagttttgttcggcatactaatgcatctttgacacgtacacgtcactctgacgcggtgagtttttgcagaTTTGTGACGTGTCGTGATAGGCCGATGAAGTGGGTgctgcccgaaaacttttgaccaattgcCGAGGGCTAGTgctgaaaaggcgtcgaatcagaaataactatttttcttttgttcggtcaaatcatgcgtaatcagtgtgtacacgtcatatcagatggggagctatcgcggttttcgtgacgtcgcgtgacctacagttgaagtgggggtggcccaaaaagtttttgaccaatcgcggaaggctgattacagaattggaatagaaatgtttggaatagttttacgttatagcgccccaggatcCATTATTTCAACCAtgatttcaatatatatatatatatatatatatatatatatatatatatatatatatatatatatatatatatatatatatatatatatatatatatatatatatgcgcatagTCATGCACACTGGGTTGCATAGTGCATACGGTGTTACTCGGTTTACAGAGGAGGACGATTTCAGGTTTGCACAAAGACTGTTTTTTGGCTTCGCGCTGCACTGCCAGGTTGTGCCTTCGCATTTGCAAGAAGGGTATGCGAGGGGCAATCATGCGCCCCTCTCTACAATTGAGCGGAGGGAGGCGGACTGGCTTGGGCGGATGTTTATACTCATTGCGCACAATGCACAAATGCACTTTAATTTGGGCGAGCGAAGGCTACACACCTTAAATGAAAAGAATTCAACGTCGGGAAATACCAAAGCCAAGGTCGCGTACATATGAGGGCCGTGACGCAGTCCATGTACTCCTAGTGCCACAGTCATACACAGAACACGCACAAACCAAACGGGCTGTCGATGTATACCCGCTTGGAGATGGCCGTCGCAGCAGTTGCCGAAGGCAGTACGTTCCTTGACCTTGTGATTCTGGCATGCAACGTCCACAGCTAGTCGGGCTTGTCGTTCAACCGTTTCGGCAGCGCGCATGGCACGCGTGGGCAATCTGTGGCTCTCCAATCGTGTCTGTCCTTCATCGGCAGTTTCGTTGGCACGTTTCAACGCCATAAATTGTCTTTGTTGCAGCAGTCGCAATCGCTTGGCCACATCTTCGCCGGTCCCGCTGTCCCTGTCTCCCGCTGTCTCTGCCGCCGAGCTCTTTGCTGTTCGCTGCTCTTGGTGCGACTAAGTAGAAGAGGTTGCACACGCGAAACGCCCGCGATGAAACGTGCGAATGGAGAGGCTTCACACAGAGGCAAAATCTAGGTTGGTAGGCTAGTATGGGCTTTCGCACTAAAAAATGATGGCAGCCTCACTTGAAGGccaagcattgaaagcgatagcaaggtttcgCGTTGGCGCTGAAGGCGTCTTATAAAGCTATCGTGAAGAGAAGCACCGTCAACGGCGCTGCAAAACGTCGCATCTCCATAGTGCATGCAAGATGAGAACGAAGGAAAACGATCGGCATTCGTCAGCTACCAAAGAAGGGATTAGTTATATCAATACCATGACGGTTTACTACCCGTTCCACTGTAGGCCAGTGTATGCATCACGGTGTGGTTTGCCCTGGGCTATTAAGCAGAGGAGCTAATGTGTGTGCGCTCAgcgctcatgccagcagcggaagcctGAACGCAGCCCTGGCTCTTGCAGAGCCGATTGAAAAATGCCTGACTTCGCGTCCGCTCggcttcgtcgcttttgcagccaaacgcactgcaCGACTTCGGAGACCTTCTGGCCCTCTGAAGTAAATTAAATATTTTTAAACCTCCTTGGACTCTACCCGTGCGCGCCGCGCGTGCGCGTAAGTGTCGAGACTGCACGACAACGCCAACGGCGGTGGCGAGAACGTGCCTAGAGCGTCGGTATAATTGCTGTCGAAATaaaattcgcttactaactgaagaCGCACATGCACTGCAGCGTACACACTGTGGGCATTCGTGGTCACAACGTTAAAGCGACAAGAGTTCCGGCAGCGTAAAATCAGACTCTTGTTCCGTGCTGCTCCACACTTTTACCATTTAACTATGCAACGATTCCGAAACTGAAGGGTCACGTGACCTTCAAGGGCGTGCGGAAGAGCGCGCAATGTCTTCGCGTGCCCTCGCATGCCCGCAGACACAATCACGTGACCTCGACCACGTGACGCGAGGGCAGCCATGCGGTTACGTACGGCAGTTACGCTTGGAAAGGCCGCTCACGCGCCATTGCACCGGGGACAGCACGGCAGCGTCAGCGACGGCGCAaacacacgtcgacttgtccgTCTGATTGCTAATGTAATAAACAGGTGAGACGTATGGAAAGCTATAAAAGATTTGAAGCGTTTCTAGCTTGCAGGTGCAAGGAGAAAGTTGCCCCTGCAAAACGGATATTTAGTCGGAGAGTTCCTTCACCAAATCTTGAGAACGTGTGGTGCCCCATGAATTAACCACATTTTGTAGTGCAGTCATGCGAAACAAATGACGTACAATGTACGTAGGCTGCTCTTAAATTGACTGCAGTGCCGCAGAATTTTCATGGCATCCTGTTTCGTGCATTGTCTACAGACGGCTGCACGCACGAGCGCCTCCAGCGGACATATAATTATTAAGCTCAATAAGTCAATTTATTATGGGCCgtctatcggaagtttctggacctATGTCACCTGAGCCAGATAACCTGCCCCCTGTATGACTGTTTGCTTCAAACCTTCGAAGATTGATGGTGGCATGCTCATTTTCCAATGCTTAAGAGCGTCATGTAGGTTTCAGGAGGTTGTCACTCACACCTTGCACAGATCTTGTCACTTGCGGAGCGACATCGAAATGTTTGATAAAGCCAGTGCATCAGCCGTGTAGTCCACAAACTATATCTGTATTATTAACGCCGCTCGATGAATACTACGATGAATAGTGAAGCTTGAGAAACGAATTTTTCCGCGCCAGCGTCATTAAACAGGCGCTGTAAAATGCATGATTATTAAATTATAAATGTATAATCGCCCCGAAGGCATTACTTGAACGCTGCGTCGCCAAGGTGATCCACTTTCAGTAGTCGATCGAAGCGGCCGGTCAGATGGTAGAATGTTTATTAATACGGATGCTAAACTTACCGCCTTGTCCCCAGTCCACCGAACAGAACTCGGAACGAGGTGCGGCCTGCTCCCTGCGTGCGAGTGTCGCATGCCGCTGGCCAACGGAGGGCTCGACGACGTTGTGGCTCTGTCGTGCAGTGACCGCGTTGCCGAACGCGACGGCATCGCCGACTGCCGGGGCTGCACCGACGCATGCGATCAGCAGCTGGATCACGCCGACGCCAAGCACGCGGGACGCTAAGCTCCTTACGCCGCCCATATTCTCTGCAGTCTTGAACACCAGCGACAGGTGCCTGTAAGATGGTAGGGCAACAACTATTTACTCTTTCAGCAGTAGAAATGTCAAAGTGGGAAAAAGTATGTGATGTGTGGAAAGCCAGTGTGGTATATgtatatactgtatatatatatatatatatactgtatatactgtatgtatatatatatatatatatatatatatatatatatatatactgtatatactgtatgtatatatatatatatatatatatatatatatatatatatatatatatatatattaacaggAGCATGTGGCGAACGCTGTTCAGATCATGGATGGATCCAGGAcgtcaaagaggtgcgacgtaacgcatttctctcgcagtTACCGCTAAAGCGCCACTGAATTTTACGTGCAAGCGTACGTGCCCCATTTGTGAAATTAGCGAGATTATGTGTGTGTCACCGCGAGGGAAGCGAGCACCggggaaggcgcctggaggtggagaagagaatcgcgcaCCGGGGAAAGTATGGGCTAGCGCGCTAAGCGCTGAGCTCGTGCCCGGCGCTTGGCGGCGACTTCGGGGTCGGTGGACTCGCGCTCGGCCTGTTTCCGCCTGCGTCATTGCTGCGCCCTTCTCGCTTGGCGCTCGGCCTCTCGATCACGAGACGGACCCGGTACGTCCATGGCGCTTACAGAATCCGTAGCAGCAGCCAGATaagtcaacccagcgcgcctccgcctaccctcctcctccgcaacGCTTCGCCCCCTTTCTCGGTCCCCGCTTTGCTAAATGCCACTTTGCTTTCCTCTAGGTGGCATTGCTACCTAGGTGGCATTGCTAATTTCCTCCGTGCTTTTCCTGGTGCGCGATTCTCTTCTCCCTCGCCGCGACACACATAATCTTGCCGATTTCACAGGTGGGGCACATACGCTTGCGCCTAAAGCTCCTAGTGGCCCTCCAATGTGGAGCGCGCAGCTTGCGTGGGAGCCGTCATTAAGATGACGCCATCCATAACAGTGCTCTATAACGCAGCTGCATTAGAGCGCGTTCATGGATCCCTTGTTTGAACGCAGCTGTGTCAGAGCGCGTTCGTGGTTGGTTGTTTTTACAGGCCTCTGTATATGACTAAGGCCCCGGGATTTATTCGTCTCCACACCCAAAAACTCAAACAATCATGGTGACAGGCGCGCGCCGcgtgcgccgctgggttccttgcagcaaccCCAAATGGTGCTCGCATCCGCGA encodes:
- the LOC135898085 gene encoding beta-1,4-N-acetylgalactosaminyltransferase bre-4-like codes for the protein MFMSRHLSLVFKTAENMGGVRSLASRVLGVGVIQLLIACVGAAPAVGDAVAFGNAVTARQSHNVVEPSVGQRHATLARREQAAPRSEFCSVDWGQGGDMLKIQRTGPPLEELEKAMPHLKPGGRWFPTHCKARQRVALVVPYRDRLDNLRAFLQHMHPFLQRQQLDYAIYLVEQNGMGDFNRAKLLNVGYEIAKAMDDYDCFIFHDVDLLPENKRNEYACKHGGPLHMTTCLDYQKYKPFYETIFGGACALRSDHMEKVNGFSNVFWGWGGEDDDMSIRLRFSGFNIVRNNCTVGRYTALRHGTQRANPRRMRLIRRSFFRIYKDGLNTLKYRVHDIVFKKLFTHIKVDLFQKIFTRPTE